GCATTAGGCGCACAGCTGAAATGATTGAACACAACATGTAGAAATGTTTTTGTGTTGAATACTTTGACAGATATTCACTGTTGTCCTTTGGCATGTGTATGCATATGTAAATCAGTTGCGATAGTGATTGCAAATGAGATAATTTACGAGACTCTAAGGCATTTGACAATTCACTAGGGGCTCAGTTGTGCTCCTGTTGAAGTCTGTTTTGGTTTATGTATCTATTTTGTGGTAGTGTCAAgggttaatgtttgtaaagaatTTTGAGGAGACTGCCACTAAGGATGTAAAACTGTTAAaaagttaaacataatgtttaactggttaaccagcatggcaggctgctccagtccagctgtgCCTGCTACCTCACACTGTGCGTGGGAGGActtctctggccaggctgggcatcagttaattggttaactctTTACATCCATAAAAGACACTATGAAAATGCTCTGTATTTTTTATCAAGCCCTTAAGAATGAAGTTAGGAAATCCAACACTCCTCCTGTaacagatctggcctgtgggatgGATCCTGCCCACCGTACTGCAGCCTCAGGCCACTCAAAGtgcctggctgctccatgtgcctgtTTGCGCCACATATCAGGGAGGTAGGGTTATTAGTGTATAGTCATGTAGATGATTAATCGATAAataaatattgtgcccatctataaaaaggggaataagaacaacccaggaaactacagaccagtcagtttaacgtctgtcccagggaagataatggagcaggtaattaaggaaatcatatgcaaacacttggaaggtaataaagtgatagggaatagccagcatgggtttgtgaagaacaagtcatgccaaactaatctgatagctttctttgataggataatgagccttgtggataagggagaagcggtggatgtcatatacctagactttagtaaggcatttgatacggtctcgcatgatattcttattgataaactaggcaaatataacttagatagggccacgataaggtgggtgcataattggctggataaccgtagtcagagagttgttgttaacggtgctaaatcctgctggaaagggataacaagtggagttcctcaagggtctgttttgggacccgtactgttcaatattttcatcaatgatgtagatattgggatagagagtatgcttattaagtttgcagatgataccaaactgggtggggttgcaacttctttggaggatagggacataattcaaaatgaccttagcaagttagagaaatggtcagaggtaaacaggatgaggtttaataaagagaaatgcatagtgctccaattaggaaggaacaatcagttccattcatacaagatgggaagcgactgtctaggaaggagcatggcggaaagggatctaggggtcatagtggaccacaagttgaatatgagtcaacagtgtgatgctgttgcaaaaaaagcaaatatgattctagcttgtatcaacaggtgtgttgtaagcaaaactcgtgaagtcattctgccgctctactctgcactagttggGCCTCAGCTggatactgtgtccagttctgggcgccacatttcaagaaagatgtggagaaattggaaagggtacagagaagagcgacaagaatgattaaaggtttagagaacatgacctatgaagccaggcttcatgaactgggctagtttagtttggaaaaaagaagattaaggggagacatgatagccgttttcaaatatctaaaaggatgtcacaaggaggaaggagaaaatttgttcctcttggtttctgaggacaggacaaggagtaatgggcttaaagtgcagcaggggaggtttagattggacattaggaaaaaattcctaactgtcagggtggtcaaatattggaataaattgccaagggaggtggtggaatctccctctctggagatatttaagaacaggttagatagacatctgtcagggatggtgcagacggagcttggtcctgccttgagggcggggggctggactcgatgacctcttgaggtcccttccagtcctattattctatctAAAGAGTAGTTGGCTAGTCCAGTGTCCCAGGTCCCAGTGTCccttccttcatccaaactccttcccagaccccactctccctcctgcatgccaatcccttaccccaagctcccttctgcacccaacctccatcccagaccctgcacttcttccattaatatcatggaagagttcagccctcaaccactttccaaaatcttgagtggccccccccccccatcaaaaatgattctccacccctgctgcagGTTGCGGCACACCATTAGGATATTTATAATAATTAGACCTATTATTTTGCATTCTGTGTATTGAACAGATTGAAGTGACCTTTAAATCTGATACTATAGAAAGCGTCGTATGTATTTAATAACTTGCTTGCTTAACTGTTAAAAGAACCGACCTAGCCCTCTTGCATAAAAAGTCTGAAAGGGATATTCTCAAAGACATTCTAACTATGATGTAGATGCATACACACACTGTGTCTTACTGAAGTCAACGTGAATTTACAGGTGTAGAGAAACACTTCCCTTGTGTTACTTTTCCAAATATTATGCTCAGGAAAATGGGTGCAGTGCTAGACCGGCTGACTCTCAGGGGATTCCTGAGAGAAGAGTCTCATTTCCCACCTCCCTCCTTGCTTGGCAGGAGGAAATtagaggagtgctgggggaatCTCTCCCAAATGGTAGAAACTGGGAAAGAGGTAGAGCCGTGTCCTGAGtgaccctctcccttcctccagtCATCACGCCAGCTGATGTTGAATTACATTGACAGACTCCATATGAGAGCCACAGCCACACTCTGGCTAGACTGAGACTTGGTATGACACTGAGCCCTTCAATGATGACGAAAGATGAGGACATCTCACTCACAGTTTTGCTTTGGAAAAGTAAATCCTGCGAAGACTTACTTCTCTGTATTTTCAGGTGCACTCACAGTTGGCCTTGTGCAACAGTGTCAAACCATCCATGGACGTGACAGGACCTGTATTCCTCCACGGCTGCCTCCTGAATGGGTCACCACATTATTTTTCATCATTATGGGAATCATTTCACTGACTGTCACATGTGGCTTGCTAGTGGCTTCCCACTGGCGAAGAGAAGCTACTAAATATGCCCGCTGGATAGCATTCACTGGAAGTAAGTGACTTCAGCTACAGCGTAAGCCTGTCTGAAGGATGAActggtagaatttttttttttaaacaaatctggGTGGGGATTGTTGTCAGAGACGAGTGGTAAAACTGCCCTAATCAAACAGaatgtttttccttttaaattccTGCTTTGTGGAAATAATCCTCTTCTTTAAAATCAAGGGTTTGGTATCCAGAAGTGGCTGAGAATCATGGGAAGATCTTTGGGATCCTGGCTTTATAGTCACAGTGCTGAtcacctgctgcagccccagggtaGAGGAAGAAAGAAGTACACCTCCGGATCATGGTagcctccagcccctctccccctggggaaTGTCACAAATTGGCCCAAAGGGAAATGGGTGGGAAAGGTTAGACTGTTCCTGAGACATATGATCTCTAATTTGGCTGATGTGGCTGGTACTCACTTCTTGCTGGCTAGAATAATGGAGCGATTgagacttttttccccccaagtagAGCAGGGTATTGGTAGACCTGGAACTCATTATTGCCCTGAAAACCAGCCCTACTGAAGTATCCTTCTGTGAACACCTGATGCAGGGTTGATGTTAGCTCTATTTTGTTGCAATTCTCTTGAAAGTTGTTTTGTGATGAGGTTCACAGTTCCATGACATTGGGTACATGTACACTTGGGAGTATGCAAAGGTCTTCCCAAGGGCACATCATCTCATCTAAATATTTGCTTAATTTTACAACAGTCTACAGGAAAATAGAACTAGAgaaatcagtacaaactaaaatgttaTACAGGCGGTGCCTTTCTCTGCTGTTTTATATACTTCTCGACCTGTGGGTGGTGGGATGGATTTAGGCGGTTGGCAAATGCAGGGTTGGCATTAGGACAGTATTTCTCAAATGTGGCCAGCAGGGGCTTTTCTTGTGGCCACAGCCTCCTGGGCTGTGATGGGGGCTGGAAAGGAAAAAGTAGTGTCCCATCACACTACTTGGTGCTCCTTGGTGTTGGTTTCTTGGCTTCCAGTTGGGCTCTGCCGTATTCTGGAGACATCTTGGGCAAAGTGctggagcagcaggcagctggggagttccccacTTTTCAGAGgtagtggggctcaggctttggtcttCCACCCAGGAGTGGCATGGAAAGCAGGCACTCGCTTTGGGCTCCAACCCCCAGGTCCAGCCATGTAACTTTGGGTTCTCTCCCCTAGCCATGGGGCATCAGGCTtcatcacccctccccccttctgtcTTTCCTGATTCTTCATTTAGGGCTTGATTTGTTCCCAGACTTGCCAGTACTgagtaagtctgctgtgaaaagcaaTACTTCTTTTGATGGATTCAATCACAGAGattcccttgagactgtcacttgatgtgctaaaataccactgagccgacctgcctgcctgctggaatgccccatcaccctgtcctgctgaatcagatcctctggtctcctccaGTGATGGCATAGAGTTGGAATCACAGCCCATAGtagagcagcacagacactgagatcagatcAGCAATGGGAAGGCTCAATCAGACAGACTTGACACAGCACCCACATGCACAGTATCAGTAGGACCAAAAGCCCAGATAAATCCATTTCACACTGTATAAAGTTTATACAAAGCAAGCTCATAAATTATACAGCCCTTTTATCAATTAGAGAGAGATGCATAGCTGTTGGTCCCCCCCAAGTAATTACACTTCTCTgtagccaaaatgcttctgaaataaatgtagtcaaacgttactaattctgggtcactgagaacgaaaatgatgcttaaaattattgattggctctagttttcaagattgggtcagtatatacgacccttgacttgcgaatggtggaggataagtgagttataaagggaagggatctcaatttaaaccagaaatgactaaaatacatctttgactggatctatgaataaatctatgactggatttggacagtacttgctttttaggcaaaaccatgaatgatgcaatctgaagctggtattgcatcatacattatatgaattgcatcatgttattcctagaagtcatggatgatgcaatcataacgaagtttacatcactctgctgaacaaattgccctatatcagctctagatatcatacagtgtcgtgcactcttatttgtcagtgtttgattttgcaaagggacacatttctgtttagccaaagtgagcagagatgcctcgtacttatgtgaacagtgcagataacttctgctatgtttgtggtgaagtgacttttgcatcagaAAAGCACactataaccactatggttaagaaagcctatcacctttattttggctgcaaaattggagatcaggacaagaggtgggccccacacatatgctgcaacacttgtgcaacaaatcttcaccAGTGGTTGaataggaaaaggaaatctatgccttttgctgtgccaatgatttggagagagccaacagatcataccagcaattgttacttctgcatggtgcctccagttgggaaaggtgtgtcaaagaagaaaaagtggactgtgcattatccaaacattccatcagctatacgcccagtaccccacggagaaggactgccggttcctgatgcacttgaatcagacgaggaagaggatgaaacttctagtcctgaaccatcaatgtcacaggatccacattttctcccattctcctcctctgaaccacacctcataacacaaggtgaactgaatgaccttgtcagggatctggaactacccaagagtaaggcagagctgttgggctccagactacatcagtggaatctcctggcaggtgatgttagggtttccatgttccgtgaccatcaaaaggatcttgtcccattcttcttcatggaaggtaatcttgtagcctgcaacaacatcgatggtgtgaaagcagccctcaacatcgttcacgatccagatgagtagagactgttcattgattcatcgaagacgagtcttaaagctgttttgctgcataatggcaatgttttgccatcaattccagttggtggaaaacctcaaggcatacaaaagccttggttgcaacatgtcactaaagatacattgtttgcactctcatctagatttttttccaccgaactgtggagcagtgagcgacgagcacggcgagcaatttcaccaggacattgcaacaatggcgAAACGCTATCAgcgcaaatggagcccatcaatgcttgcagactattgctggacagtgacaagagatgctccatttaatgaatacaagagacaagccaagaagctcCAAGTAGActctgaataggactaaactatgtacataatagttttttatcttttgtttcataatacattttatttatataacccttttgctgattttacatagacgtaaaatgtaaaaacttaaatatcttggaaacagtagccaatcagttgttttaattgtcatatttgaattcagcacatcaaaatgcataataaatagcacattttatctctgaagcagataaCTTCTAAAAAATTATAGACCAGTGttgttatttacactgggtttattaataaatcaaggtgattttattaaatataaaaataggatttaagtggttgcaagtgatagcAGATAGATTAAAGTAAATTTCTaagaaaagtaaaacaaaacacaacagctAAGTCTAGtactcctatttaaaaaaaaaaatacaccctAACAGTAAGGTATAAAAATCTAATAATCTTTTCTCTCGAGCTGGGTGGCCTCCCAACTTGAGCTTGATCCTTCTTAATGTTCAGTTCCAGGTGGTTGCAGCAGACATTTTAGATGGTAATCTGGAGTGTCTTGGTGTCTGGCTTCCCCCTTTGTTTTGTTTCCCACTGTTATATTCCTGTTGCCGAAGTcaggaatcctttgttttcagtttaaatTTTTTACACTTCCAGTGGCAAAGTACagcatccaaaatgggttccaaaTTGAGATGACCTGACTGTGGATGGCATGTAGCCCAGGCTTACAGGAAAGTAAGACTATTTACAGATTATTGTTCCAAGTACCGGGCCATTAAACTCCTATAGTACTACTAATGGCTTTCACTTAGCCTATCTAGTacacaggtttatacttcatatttctatctTCAAATACTGGAATGCTACATGCAcataaatagaatatacacattgcACAGATTATAGCTTAAGTGataacttgaatatgctttatgcaaaatatttcatgtaacaTTATGTCATTCTTATTCATAAGCATATATCCAGAAATAATATGGGATGCAACATCACACATTTGTTATCGCTTTTCATAGCAGACATACTAGCTAGCAATAAACAAGTTACTATGATTGGAATGTGCATTTGTGCATATGTATGTGTTTTTCCTAAAGGTAAAGAAAGATTTGTTGGCCACATACTGAGGCCACCAAACAATTTGTCCTCAGAACCTCTGCATTAGGTGATGGCAAGCAGGGTCCCCATGAAGCTAAAATACATtttgaagccaaagcctgagccccatcACCTGGGACTGGAGTCAGACTCCTCATAGGGTACAGTAGTCTGAAAAGGTTGTGAATCACTGTTCTACGCATCTTTGGAAGCAGACCATACCTGTCAGTCAGTTAGTGGAGGTAAAACTTCGTCTCTGAGAAACTGCCAGTTTCCATTTGCATCGCCAGCTTCAGGCAGGCAGACTACCACACGCCTCAGCAAAGCAAATTTAGGGAAAAAGAAAAGGTGAAACAAATTATGTAAACACTTCAGGATCTGCTTTTATTGACACACAGGATTCTCTTTCTACTCAATCACTGGAGGATGCAGTGTTACTGTGCACCCACATGTAGTACGGCATGGCAGAGAAGGCTAAGAGGATAAATCTGACACATCTCCTTGTACTTCCCCTCTGATTAGGAGGCAGAGGCAaggtttctctctctgtctctgtctctgtctctgtctctgtctctgtctctgtctctgtctctgtctctgtctctgtctctctctctctctcagcagatGAGCTTCCTGGATGAGCTTTTGTAGCTCATCTGCAAAAATCCCTGAACCTGGTACACATGACAGGACAGTATTTGCCCCTGGTATAGGCAAGTGTcagccccttcttccctccttcccccaaacttgGGGTGAATGTAGACTGAACCACAGTATCAGAGGGCCAAAGAAACTTCACACCCAACCACTGAAGCCCACA
The nucleotide sequence above comes from Pelodiscus sinensis isolate JC-2024 chromosome 16, ASM4963464v1, whole genome shotgun sequence. Encoded proteins:
- the MOSMO gene encoding modulator of smoothened protein isoform X2 gives rise to the protein MDKLTIISGCLFLAADIFAIASLANPDWINTGESAGALTVGLVQQCQTIHGRDRTCIPPRLPPEWVTTLFFIIMGIISLTVTCGLLVASHWRREATKYARWIAFTGRFGIQKWLRIMGRSLGSWLYSHSADHLLQPQGRGRKKYTSGSCLGGRPEYPVSWLYGPHYSKKGNFQWSYSVWQP
- the MOSMO gene encoding modulator of smoothened protein isoform X4: MDKLTIISGCLFLAADIFAIASLANPDWINTGESAGALTVGLVQQCQTIHGRDRTCIPPRLPPEWVTTLFFIIMGIISLTVTCGLLVASHWRREATKYARWIAFTGRFGIQKWLRIMGRSLGSWLYSHSADHLLQPQGRGRKKYTSGSCGPILYGSPNISNRILHQ